The proteins below come from a single Nitrospirota bacterium genomic window:
- a CDS encoding SMC family ATPase: MEPLYLRMHNFLSYEDTELDWRIIRAACIQGANGAGKSALADAILFALFGETSRGRSDDIVKLGKTEMTVVYDFEQAGQSYRVVRKKTTTGRGKNVVELFAMGSNGSSGQWVPVATGDEAKKRILQIIGRNFKTFTSSSFLLQGQGERLITAKPSERYKVVFDIMGLDIYCEYKKRLAKQRNQLEGQLEVVMKNIMAVSEKAQHLRVFLKGKEEAESRLKEATGCIEKQEAVLAVKRADLAVISNKVAELHNVLKEVEELEKQKEKLIVEKYALEHSFENLPSGIVVQVNQRLAELPSDDSGLQQAITEQAGMEAKLEGVRELEKTLSDLVQRKNALLQQVKETEDHVERYRKIFSNREKILQLLEEEKVGNKRIQGLNVQTENLQKEAEQINKDLRKVSDMETAIARLQALLSKKEKDREASLKIVRHKLVAAEKEAGMIEQTTCKGEGQYAECPLIKKAVESKQNLPGLKAETEALSRNVEYDETQKIQEIRKQIESLDEPKLKIRLKNIEQEMTAAKDEVSSLRRRLDVISTWTKQASEIDNAEAEIRRADAAVKSATEELDGVKKKITEIERQKEELLRLKTSIVVAKAVVERLKTFSDVRRLQADINRLNKEISQAKTKAGALEEFSKTIRALETEVEALTVQLKTLKEQEQAALKEISRLEAEVMKCRSAEAEGEKAGKESEDLKLQIKVCEILEEAYEKIPFYILDNVIEIMEEEANKVLEEISSTGMRLEFKTEKSNKSNSNVKDTLDIIVSDIAGERPIELYSGGENTRQILAIAVGLAELSARKAGVKVNTLFIDEPAGLDKQGLVDFGRMFIKLVEAGMFKKGIMMAHEEVLKDIFEQKILVTKEGTCSRVEVLV; the protein is encoded by the coding sequence ATGGAGCCTTTGTATTTGAGGATGCATAATTTCCTCTCTTATGAGGATACAGAGCTTGACTGGCGAATTATCAGGGCTGCCTGTATTCAGGGAGCCAACGGGGCAGGGAAAAGTGCCCTTGCCGATGCGATCCTGTTTGCTCTGTTTGGTGAGACATCAAGGGGAAGGTCAGACGATATTGTTAAGCTCGGTAAAACAGAGATGACCGTTGTATACGATTTTGAGCAGGCAGGGCAGTCCTACAGGGTTGTCAGAAAGAAGACAACCACAGGAAGAGGGAAAAACGTTGTTGAACTTTTTGCCATGGGCAGTAACGGCTCTTCCGGTCAATGGGTGCCTGTTGCTACGGGAGATGAGGCTAAAAAGAGGATACTGCAGATAATAGGAAGAAATTTTAAAACTTTCACTTCGTCATCATTTCTCCTGCAGGGGCAGGGGGAACGGCTTATTACTGCAAAGCCTTCCGAAAGGTACAAGGTAGTGTTTGACATTATGGGCCTTGATATCTACTGCGAGTATAAGAAAAGGCTTGCAAAGCAGAGAAACCAGCTGGAAGGTCAGCTGGAAGTAGTTATGAAGAATATCATGGCGGTCAGCGAGAAGGCTCAGCATCTGAGAGTCTTTCTGAAAGGAAAGGAAGAAGCAGAAAGCCGGCTTAAAGAAGCAACGGGTTGTATAGAAAAACAGGAGGCTGTTCTTGCTGTTAAACGTGCGGATCTTGCGGTTATCTCGAACAAGGTTGCAGAGTTACACAATGTACTGAAGGAAGTTGAAGAGCTTGAAAAACAGAAAGAGAAGTTGATTGTTGAGAAATATGCCCTTGAACATTCATTTGAAAATCTTCCGTCCGGCATTGTGGTGCAGGTGAATCAAAGGCTGGCCGAATTGCCTTCAGACGACTCAGGCTTGCAGCAGGCAATTACCGAACAGGCCGGCATGGAGGCGAAGCTTGAGGGGGTAAGAGAGCTTGAAAAGACATTAAGCGATCTTGTCCAAAGAAAAAACGCACTGCTACAACAGGTTAAGGAGACCGAGGATCACGTAGAGAGGTACAGAAAGATTTTCAGCAACAGGGAGAAGATTCTGCAGCTCCTTGAAGAGGAGAAAGTAGGTAATAAGAGGATACAGGGCTTAAATGTCCAGACAGAAAACCTTCAGAAGGAGGCCGAGCAGATAAATAAAGACCTCCGGAAGGTATCGGATATGGAGACGGCGATAGCCAGGCTTCAAGCATTGCTCAGTAAAAAGGAGAAGGACAGGGAGGCAAGCCTCAAGATAGTCAGGCATAAACTCGTTGCTGCTGAAAAAGAAGCTGGTATGATTGAGCAGACAACCTGTAAGGGTGAAGGGCAGTATGCGGAATGTCCACTCATCAAGAAGGCTGTTGAGTCAAAGCAGAACCTGCCGGGACTTAAAGCTGAGACGGAGGCCCTGAGCAGAAACGTGGAGTATGATGAGACACAAAAGATCCAAGAGATCAGGAAACAGATCGAGTCTCTTGATGAGCCGAAGCTGAAGATAAGGCTTAAAAATATCGAGCAGGAGATGACGGCAGCCAAAGACGAGGTGTCCTCGTTACGGAGACGCCTTGATGTCATTTCCACATGGACAAAGCAGGCCTCGGAGATTGATAACGCTGAAGCTGAAATCAGAAGGGCCGACGCAGCTGTCAAGTCTGCTACTGAAGAACTGGATGGTGTCAAGAAGAAAATAACGGAAATCGAGAGACAGAAGGAAGAACTTCTCCGGCTCAAAACAAGCATAGTAGTGGCTAAAGCAGTTGTTGAGAGACTCAAGACATTCAGTGATGTGAGGAGGCTTCAGGCAGACATCAACAGGTTGAACAAGGAAATCAGCCAGGCAAAAACCAAAGCAGGGGCCCTTGAAGAATTCAGTAAAACCATCCGAGCGCTTGAAACAGAGGTAGAGGCACTAACAGTACAGCTGAAAACCCTGAAAGAGCAGGAACAGGCTGCTCTGAAGGAGATATCACGTCTTGAGGCGGAAGTAATGAAGTGCCGGAGTGCTGAAGCAGAGGGGGAGAAGGCCGGAAAAGAGTCCGAAGACCTTAAGCTTCAGATCAAGGTCTGTGAAATCCTCGAGGAAGCTTACGAAAAGATTCCTTTCTATATACTCGATAACGTTATAGAGATAATGGAGGAAGAGGCCAATAAAGTCCTTGAGGAAATCAGCAGCACCGGCATGAGACTTGAGTTCAAAACGGAAAAATCGAACAAGTCAAACAGTAATGTGAAGGATACTCTCGATATCATCGTCTCGGATATTGCCGGTGAGAGGCCTATTGAGCTCTATTCAGGCGGAGAGAATACAAGGCAGATTCTGGCTATTGCTGTCGGCCTGGCAGAGCTCAGTGCACGAAAGGCCGGAGTTAAAGTTAACACCCTGTTTATTGATGAGCCAGCCGGACTCGATAAGCAGGGCCTTGTTGATTTTGGCCGGATGTTTATCAAACTTGTAGAAGCAGGCATGTTTAAAAAGGGAATCATGATGGCTCATGAAGAAGTCCTGAAGGACATCTTTGAGCAGAAAATCCTTGTGACTAAAGAGGGAACCTGCAGTAGGGTTGAAGTGCTGGTTTAA
- a CDS encoding DEAD/DEAH box helicase — translation MARKLPDVDPMSFLPVRYEDRRSPVFSKEFVPDVKILAAGHPVSYDSIGDVTVVTLRDEAGYFYAKFFNFTRFHEVVFRPNGRKVYLWGAPRREFDQYRGEYWSFYHPEFPDETGRIYPVYKCPKGIGQKRMREHVWHTAQQLMDHLHDEVPVEVLKQRGLPTIADALRQIHHPSELPSEKPFMRLAYRELFEMKQKIREYPRNTAQKLNANLAGFYEKLTFQLTKDQKNAIEEVSKDLTSDTAMRRIIIGDVGTGKTVVAQAAAYICCQSGYRTLVLAPTIVLAEQLYDKFREVFGESLVSLYTGSTKGDPSLIIVGTHALMYREFSAVGLVILDEQHKYGVIQRQQLLGDVHALQMTATPIPRTVSLLMQGAVELSVLKQAPYKRDVLTKVVSKEETPFIMKHLRQIINSGGKALVIFPLVEKDKGEYKSVEEKKAIWERMFPDCVLWVHGRLEEKQDIVSEFRKNPKKKILVSTSIIEIGIDVPEASILVVSGAERFGLSQLHQLRGRVGRRGNKAYCYFMYKKDIGKDKVKPLETINTGFELAELDADRRGWGDAFGTAQSGHKFKLPGIEIYKKVIEMVNEDVEIYKSLHSKEAVECSTG, via the coding sequence ATGGCGAGAAAACTTCCAGATGTAGATCCTATGTCCTTTCTCCCGGTAAGGTATGAGGACAGGAGATCTCCTGTGTTTTCTAAAGAGTTCGTCCCAGATGTAAAAATTCTGGCTGCAGGGCATCCTGTTAGTTATGACAGCATCGGGGATGTAACGGTTGTAACCTTACGTGACGAAGCCGGATATTTCTATGCAAAATTCTTTAATTTTACGAGATTTCACGAGGTAGTCTTTAGACCTAACGGACGTAAGGTTTACCTTTGGGGGGCTCCCAGGAGAGAGTTTGACCAGTACAGAGGTGAATACTGGAGCTTTTACCACCCCGAGTTTCCAGATGAGACCGGACGGATATACCCTGTCTATAAATGTCCAAAAGGCATAGGACAGAAACGAATGAGAGAGCATGTATGGCATACCGCACAACAGTTAATGGATCATCTCCATGATGAAGTGCCTGTGGAAGTCCTTAAGCAAAGAGGACTCCCCACTATTGCAGATGCGTTAAGACAGATTCACCACCCGTCAGAACTCCCCTCGGAAAAGCCGTTTATGCGGCTTGCTTACAGAGAGCTCTTCGAAATGAAGCAGAAGATCAGAGAATATCCAAGAAATACAGCTCAAAAACTGAACGCCAATCTTGCAGGTTTCTACGAGAAGCTCACGTTTCAGTTAACCAAAGACCAGAAGAACGCAATAGAGGAGGTATCCAAAGACCTTACCTCTGATACGGCAATGAGAAGAATCATTATAGGAGACGTCGGGACCGGCAAGACTGTTGTGGCTCAGGCTGCAGCCTATATTTGCTGTCAGTCCGGTTACAGAACCCTGGTGTTGGCGCCTACCATTGTTTTAGCCGAACAACTTTATGACAAGTTCAGGGAAGTCTTTGGTGAATCTCTGGTAAGTCTTTATACAGGAAGCACCAAGGGTGACCCATCTCTGATCATCGTTGGTACTCATGCCTTAATGTACAGGGAGTTCTCTGCGGTCGGACTGGTGATCCTGGATGAGCAGCACAAGTATGGAGTCATCCAGCGGCAGCAGCTTCTTGGTGATGTTCATGCACTTCAGATGACAGCAACTCCAATACCGAGAACCGTTTCATTGCTTATGCAGGGAGCTGTTGAGTTGTCTGTCCTGAAGCAGGCGCCATACAAGAGGGACGTTCTGACCAAAGTGGTGTCCAAAGAGGAGACTCCCTTTATCATGAAGCACCTGCGTCAGATAATTAACAGCGGGGGGAAGGCGCTGGTTATATTCCCCCTGGTAGAGAAAGATAAGGGAGAATACAAATCAGTTGAAGAAAAGAAGGCCATCTGGGAGAGAATGTTTCCGGACTGTGTTCTGTGGGTTCATGGAAGGCTTGAGGAGAAACAGGATATAGTCAGCGAGTTCAGGAAGAATCCGAAGAAGAAGATCCTTGTTTCCACCTCTATAATTGAAATAGGGATTGACGTTCCGGAGGCTTCCATCCTGGTGGTATCAGGCGCCGAAAGGTTCGGATTGTCCCAGCTTCATCAGTTACGCGGACGAGTTGGTCGCAGAGGCAACAAAGCTTACTGCTATTTCATGTATAAGAAAGACATCGGCAAGGATAAGGTCAAACCCCTGGAAACTATCAACACCGGATTTGAACTTGCTGAACTGGATGCAGACAGAAGAGGGTGGGGGGACGCCTTCGGAACTGCTCAGTCAGGTCATAAGTTCAAATTGCCAGGCATTGAGATCTACAAGAAAGTTATCGAAATGGTGAATGAGGATGTAGAGATTTATAAATCACTTCACAGTAAGGAGGCTGTTGAATGTTCAACAGGATAA
- the ssb gene encoding single-stranded DNA-binding protein — translation MFNRIILIGNLTKDPELRYTPQGTPVGNIRIAVNSRVRQGDEYKDEVLFINAVTFGRLAENINQYLVKGKRVLVEGRLKENVWEHEGQQKRKFEVVANTVTFLPKGNSSGENASEGFPAPDEGAELEPF, via the coding sequence ATGTTCAACAGGATAATACTTATAGGAAATCTTACAAAAGACCCCGAGCTGAGATACACCCCGCAGGGTACCCCTGTAGGGAATATACGTATTGCTGTCAATTCCCGTGTCAGGCAGGGGGATGAGTATAAGGATGAAGTGCTTTTCATAAATGCTGTAACATTCGGCAGGCTGGCTGAAAATATCAACCAGTATCTGGTCAAAGGAAAACGTGTGCTGGTGGAAGGGAGATTGAAAGAAAACGTGTGGGAGCATGAAGGCCAGCAGAAACGTAAATTCGAAGTAGTGGCCAATACTGTGACGTTTCTGCCAAAAGGTAACAGTTCAGGAGAAAATGCTTCAGAAGGTTTTCCTGCACCAGATGAAGGAGCCGAACTGGAGCCGTTCTAA